The Candidatus Zixiibacteriota bacterium genome includes a window with the following:
- the mutM gene encoding bifunctional DNA-formamidopyrimidine glycosylase/DNA-(apurinic or apyrimidinic site) lyase produces the protein MPELPEVETVVRGLRETVVSRTIKQVKLNAPPATIVVGRAFAERGFERSLVGKRIERVDRRGKNILIRLSGDATLWAHLKMTGHFFWVPRSAPINKHDLAVFRFRSENGKGACRLEENILKFNDYRRFGRLRLFDNEELMQQPGIASLGPEPLEISPDEFVELFRRTTRMIKPALMDQTFIAGLGNIYADESLYAARIHPRRLTSSISRRKLIELHGIIQTLLLMAIDNMGTSVDSYSGVNGNPGGFQKYLKAYNNESLPCERCGTIIIREKIGSRSAHFCPRCQKAPKG, from the coding sequence ATGCCGGAACTGCCTGAAGTAGAAACAGTCGTACGCGGTCTTCGCGAAACGGTAGTCAGTCGCACGATCAAACAGGTTAAGCTCAACGCCCCGCCGGCAACAATCGTCGTCGGCCGCGCTTTCGCCGAACGCGGATTCGAGCGCTCTTTGGTCGGGAAACGGATTGAGCGTGTTGACCGACGCGGCAAGAATATCCTGATTCGGCTCTCCGGCGACGCCACCCTCTGGGCACATCTGAAAATGACCGGGCATTTTTTCTGGGTGCCGCGCTCGGCGCCGATCAATAAACACGATCTGGCTGTTTTCAGATTTCGCTCGGAGAACGGGAAGGGAGCGTGTCGCCTTGAAGAGAACATTCTCAAGTTCAACGACTATCGTCGCTTTGGCCGTCTGCGCTTGTTCGACAATGAGGAGTTGATGCAGCAGCCGGGAATCGCTTCGCTCGGACCGGAACCGCTTGAAATTTCCCCGGATGAATTCGTGGAGCTTTTCCGACGCACCACCCGCATGATCAAACCGGCTCTGATGGATCAGACCTTTATCGCCGGTCTCGGCAACATTTACGCCGATGAATCGCTTTATGCCGCGCGGATTCACCCCCGGCGGCTGACTTCATCTATATCGCGCAGGAAGTTGATCGAACTGCATGGAATTATCCAGACGCTCTTACTGATGGCGATCGACAACATGGGGACTTCGGTGGACTCCTATTCCGGCGTCAACGGCAATCCGGGCGGATTTCAAAAGTATCTCAAGGCTTATAACAACGAGAGTCTTCCCTGCGAGCGCTGCGGCACGATAATTATTCGCGAGAAGATAGGCTCCCGCTCGGCCCATTTCTGCCCCCGCTGCCAGAAAGCACCGAAGGGGTAG
- a CDS encoding nucleoside 2-deoxyribosyltransferase, with protein MKTDHKQGIGSLAIKRIYCAGPLFNPKERDEMQQIADSLESAGFGVFLPQRDGLEMARIVSALVDEGMNNRQANQLLAKAIFHIDTYQVAKCDGLVLNLNGRVPDEGAMVEAGIAWALKRPVVIYKNDARSALLGQDNPLVLGLASFKTIREIGELPTAFSLAFAKNLGNADDWLMLADQVVRNLDRGARLQRIFTQRRVNRANAERLAKVLEEA; from the coding sequence ATGAAAACAGATCACAAGCAAGGTATAGGTTCGTTGGCGATCAAGAGGATATATTGCGCGGGGCCTCTCTTTAATCCCAAGGAGAGAGATGAAATGCAGCAGATTGCGGACTCCCTAGAATCTGCGGGTTTCGGAGTCTTCCTTCCGCAGAGAGATGGCTTGGAGATGGCACGCATAGTGTCTGCATTGGTGGACGAGGGCATGAACAACCGCCAAGCGAACCAGCTACTGGCCAAAGCGATTTTCCACATCGACACGTACCAAGTGGCGAAGTGCGATGGGCTTGTGCTTAACCTCAATGGCCGGGTCCCAGACGAAGGTGCCATGGTGGAGGCCGGAATTGCTTGGGCGTTGAAGAGACCTGTGGTCATATACAAGAACGATGCCCGGTCTGCCCTGCTGGGCCAAGACAATCCTCTCGTGCTTGGTCTGGCGTCTTTCAAGACCATACGTGAGATAGGTGAGTTGCCAACCGCCTTTTCTCTGGCGTTTGCGAAGAACCTTGGAAATGCTGACGACTGGCTCATGTTGGCGGACCAAGTGGTTCGAAATCTGGATAGGGGCGCCAGATTGCAGAGAATCTTCACTCAAAGACGAGTAAACCGGGCCAACGCTGAGCGTCTGGCCAAGGTATTAGAGGAAGCATAA
- the nadC gene encoding carboxylating nicotinate-nucleotide diphosphorylase — protein MAALDKSIFQLVRLALDEDIGPGDVTSLACLEPEMITARIVAKSVGVVSGILPARLAFELVDSANQFVPCLQDGSRFEPGDVLVTIEGLNRTVLTAERVALNFMAHLSGVATLTRRFVDKIEGYNCQILDTRKTMPGWRILEKQAVLHGGGHNHRYGLYDMILIKDNHIAAAGSIRAAVEQARSYLHSADFSRQFHTDPDTIEIEVEVVNEAQLREAVDTGIKRLLLDNQTPESLEVLVDVSREIDSAVKLEASGNVSLDNVAAIAATGVDYISIGALTHSAPVCDLSLKVVE, from the coding sequence ATGGCTGCTCTCGATAAGTCCATATTCCAACTGGTCCGGCTGGCGCTCGATGAGGATATCGGCCCCGGCGATGTGACCTCGCTGGCCTGCCTCGAACCGGAGATGATCACTGCTCGAATCGTCGCCAAATCCGTCGGCGTCGTGAGCGGGATTCTTCCGGCGCGACTGGCGTTCGAGCTGGTCGACTCGGCCAATCAGTTTGTCCCGTGTCTTCAGGACGGGAGCCGTTTCGAGCCGGGCGATGTACTGGTAACAATCGAGGGACTCAACCGCACCGTCCTGACCGCCGAGCGGGTGGCGCTAAATTTCATGGCTCATCTGAGCGGTGTCGCGACGCTCACAAGGCGGTTCGTTGACAAAATCGAAGGTTACAACTGTCAAATTCTCGATACCCGTAAGACAATGCCGGGCTGGCGCATACTCGAAAAACAGGCCGTTCTTCACGGCGGCGGGCACAACCATCGCTATGGCCTCTACGACATGATCCTGATTAAGGATAATCACATCGCCGCAGCCGGATCGATCCGCGCGGCGGTCGAACAGGCTCGCTCTTATTTGCACTCGGCCGATTTCTCGCGCCAGTTCCATACCGACCCGGACACGATCGAGATAGAGGTCGAGGTGGTCAACGAAGCCCAACTGCGCGAGGCGGTTGACACCGGCATCAAGCGACTCCTGCTCGACAATCAGACTCCGGAATCACTCGAAGTGCTCGTGGATGTCTCCCGCGAGATCGACTCCGCCGTCAAACTCGAGGCCTCGGGCAATGTCTCGCTCGATAACGTAGCCGCCATCGCCGCCACCGGCGTGGATTATATCTCTATCGGCGCTCTCACTCATTCCGCACCGGTGTGCGACCTCTCATTAAAAGTAGTTGAATAA
- a CDS encoding HD domain-containing protein: protein MAPTNLGDKREKDVCTHPFACLSVNSKGRAETVVGDGIRSEFQRDVHRIIYSLPFRRLRHKTQVFYKPNNDHICNRLEHSLLVSNAARTVARALGLNEDLAEAIGLGHDLGHAPFGHHGEKILSELCEENGIGRPFQHEINGLRCVDRLGQFDRGDNPGLNLTFEVRDGIISHCGEDNSVNVLVPYQGEKDLSSYTLRKQVPMPVSLEGCIVRLVDKVAYLGRDLEDALQAGIIQESDVPKVIIEELGARNSQIVKTLLVDIIDESPNDCQKIRMSDARFQALKQLMDFNYKYIYLTPKVEGEKQRARSALRCVFHALLDVINRSNRFRDKGLLPEGSVFRFFEKFVQEMKYPEEEAEPQIVVDYVSGFTDNFLIAAIKEVVDPVNLVVNPTA from the coding sequence ATGGCTCCAACGAATCTTGGCGACAAACGTGAGAAGGACGTGTGCACTCACCCCTTCGCATGCTTGAGCGTTAACTCAAAGGGCCGCGCCGAGACGGTTGTGGGAGACGGCATCCGGTCTGAGTTTCAACGGGATGTTCACCGTATTATTTACTCGCTGCCTTTTCGGCGACTTAGACACAAGACTCAGGTATTCTACAAACCTAATAATGACCACATCTGCAATAGGCTTGAGCATTCATTGCTGGTGTCCAACGCGGCACGGACGGTAGCAAGGGCTCTAGGGCTGAACGAAGATCTCGCTGAGGCTATCGGTTTGGGTCATGATCTCGGTCACGCTCCATTTGGTCACCATGGCGAGAAGATACTCAGTGAACTGTGTGAGGAGAATGGGATAGGTAGGCCGTTTCAACATGAAATAAACGGCTTGAGGTGCGTGGATAGACTTGGACAGTTTGACCGAGGCGACAATCCAGGTCTTAATCTGACCTTTGAAGTTCGCGACGGGATCATATCACACTGCGGAGAGGATAATAGTGTAAATGTGCTGGTACCTTACCAAGGCGAGAAGGATCTCTCGAGCTACACGCTCAGAAAACAGGTCCCCATGCCCGTCTCTCTTGAGGGATGCATTGTGAGGTTGGTCGATAAGGTTGCTTACCTTGGGCGTGACCTGGAGGATGCGCTGCAGGCGGGGATCATCCAAGAGTCTGACGTTCCAAAAGTCATCATAGAGGAGCTAGGTGCGCGTAACTCACAAATCGTCAAAACGCTTCTTGTCGATATAATCGACGAATCTCCTAATGACTGCCAGAAGATCCGCATGTCCGATGCTCGCTTTCAGGCCCTCAAGCAACTAATGGATTTCAATTACAAATACATATACCTGACACCAAAGGTCGAAGGCGAAAAGCAACGTGCCCGATCGGCACTCAGGTGCGTATTCCATGCTCTGCTTGATGTCATAAATAGGTCGAATCGCTTCCGAGACAAAGGCTTGCTCCCGGAAGGCAGTGTATTCAGATTCTTCGAAAAATTCGTTCAGGAAATGAAGTACCCCGAAGAGGAGGCGGAACCTCAGATCGTTGTGGACTATGTGAGTGGGTTTACTGACAACTTCTTGATAGCAGCCATCAAAGAAGTGGTCGACCCAGTCAATCTGGTGGTGAATCCCACCGCGTAG
- a CDS encoding macro domain-containing protein gives MIELTRGNVLKADAEALVNTVNTVGFMGKGIALQFKKAFPANYEAYHRACKTGEVVQGRMHVFETGRMMNPKYIINFPTKRHWRGKSKIEDIEHGLNDLLKIVRQLGIKSIAIPPLGCGLGGLDWGQVRRLIEEKFREANDIRVLLYEPVGAPDHSDMPIGTSRPKWTSSRALVVLAMHRYSQLAYRLTLLEIQKLAYFLQEAGEPLRLQFKKGLYGPYAHNLNKVLERMEGHFTRGYGDTQKPDVEIELVKGIAEEAIEFLNSEQESVQRLDVVADIIEGFETPFGMELLSSVYWVTHEDDNPARDTETTIRQVHDWNERKRSLFSSAQIAAAWRRLEEKGWLDMGSKPHKF, from the coding sequence ATGATTGAACTAACCAGAGGAAACGTTCTCAAAGCAGATGCGGAAGCATTGGTTAACACTGTTAACACTGTTGGTTTTATGGGTAAGGGAATTGCTCTCCAGTTCAAGAAGGCCTTTCCCGCCAACTATGAAGCTTATCACCGTGCGTGCAAGACCGGTGAAGTTGTCCAAGGTCGAATGCACGTTTTCGAGACCGGGAGGATGATGAATCCCAAATATATTATCAACTTCCCAACAAAACGGCACTGGCGAGGCAAGTCGAAAATTGAAGACATTGAGCATGGACTGAATGACTTGCTAAAAATTGTGCGACAACTCGGCATTAAATCGATTGCCATACCACCACTTGGCTGCGGTCTCGGGGGACTTGACTGGGGCCAAGTTAGGCGATTGATCGAAGAGAAATTCCGCGAAGCTAATGATATACGGGTGCTTCTATATGAACCGGTTGGGGCACCGGATCATTCCGACATGCCGATCGGAACTAGTAGACCCAAATGGACGTCCTCACGGGCTCTCGTTGTACTGGCAATGCACAGATACTCGCAGCTGGCATATCGTTTAACACTCTTGGAAATACAGAAGTTGGCTTATTTCCTCCAAGAGGCCGGTGAGCCGCTAAGGCTTCAATTCAAGAAAGGCTTATACGGTCCCTACGCTCATAATCTCAACAAGGTTCTGGAGAGGATGGAGGGGCACTTCACAAGGGGCTATGGGGACACGCAGAAACCAGACGTAGAAATCGAGTTGGTGAAGGGGATTGCGGAAGAAGCGATAGAATTTTTGAACAGCGAGCAAGAGTCCGTGCAGCGATTAGATGTAGTTGCAGATATCATAGAAGGATTCGAAACACCCTTCGGCATGGAACTGCTATCGTCCGTCTATTGGGTCACGCACGAGGATGATAATCCCGCACGAGATACTGAGACCACAATCCGACAGGTACATGATTGGAATGAGCGCAAACGCTCGCTCTTCAGCAGCGCTCAAATCGCCGCCGCCTGGCGACGGCTTGAAGAGAAGGGCTGGCTCGACATGGGGTCAAAGCCGCACAAGTTTTGA
- the uvrA gene encoding excinuclease ABC subunit UvrA, whose product MANNSEKYQDNRQYLHVKGAREHNLKNIDVKIPRNTLTVITGLSGSGKSSLAFDTIYAEGQRRYVESLSAYARQFLGLMEKPDVDFIEGLSPAISIEQKGTPKNPRSTVGTITEIYDYLRLLFARVGVPHCIKCGEPITQQTVEQIVDSVLTFEEGTRLMVLAPLVRGKKGEHKEVIEEALREGFVRLRVDGEVVETDSEIELDKKKKHTIEAVVDRLVVKAKSKRRLADSVETGLRVGNGTVLINIKNKDLLFSEQFACLKCNISYEEPTPRMFSFNSPFGACPVCDGLGQKMEIDPDLVVPDRSLSISEGAINPWGGAEMSNWYRYQLRGVANHFGFKFSTPFEKLPEEVQKVILYGSGRTQIRFEYEHVSGKGRGSGVYESTFEGVIPHLERRYKQTESSGVRQWIEHYMSVSECPACKGSRLRPEARAVIIDRETIDSLTVKSIKELRRFFDEIHLTKRQQTIAAQILKELRERLGFLCDVGLDYLTLSRAASSLSGGEAQRIRLATQIGSRLVGVLYILDEPSIGLHQRDNRRLLNTLTELRDIGNTVLVVEHDRETIEEADYVVDLGPGAGVHGGKVVAAGTPRDIIKEKKSITGQYLSGEKEIPTPQERREPNGHYIVLKGATGNNLRKVDVEIPLGGFVVVTGVSGSGKSTLINETLYRILAKHFFNSRRQPLPYGSIEGLEHIDKVIAIDQSPIGRTPRSNPATYTGVFAPIRDLFAGLPESKARGYQPGRFSFNVKGGRCEACAGDGIIKIEMHFLPDVYIPCEVCKGKRYNRETLEVTFKGKSISDVLNMTVDEALSFFENIPRIKNKLLTLANVGLGYIRLGQQATTLSGGEAQRVKLATELSKIATGKTLYILDEPTTGLHFEDIKMLLRVLEELTDRGNTVLVIEHNLDVIKTADWIIDIGPEGGDDGGRIIATGTPEQVAANPDSYTGQYLKAELGDRVADQSRKRDARKKTHAGTA is encoded by the coding sequence ATGGCCAACAACTCAGAAAAATACCAGGACAACCGCCAGTACCTGCACGTCAAGGGAGCACGGGAGCACAATCTCAAAAATATCGACGTCAAGATCCCGCGCAACACCCTGACCGTGATCACCGGCCTCTCCGGCTCGGGCAAAAGCTCGCTGGCGTTCGATACGATTTACGCCGAAGGGCAGCGCCGCTATGTCGAGTCGCTCTCGGCCTACGCCCGCCAGTTCCTCGGGTTGATGGAAAAACCCGACGTGGATTTCATTGAGGGACTCTCCCCGGCGATTTCGATCGAACAGAAAGGGACCCCCAAGAATCCTCGCTCGACAGTCGGCACGATCACCGAAATCTACGACTATCTCCGCCTCCTGTTCGCGCGGGTCGGCGTGCCGCACTGCATAAAATGCGGCGAACCGATTACCCAGCAAACGGTTGAACAAATTGTCGACTCGGTGCTCACGTTCGAGGAAGGCACCCGGTTGATGGTCCTCGCGCCGCTCGTACGCGGTAAAAAGGGGGAGCACAAGGAGGTAATCGAGGAAGCGCTGCGGGAAGGATTCGTCCGCTTGCGCGTCGACGGCGAGGTGGTCGAGACCGATTCGGAAATCGAACTGGACAAGAAGAAAAAGCATACGATCGAGGCGGTGGTCGATCGTCTGGTGGTCAAGGCCAAATCCAAACGCCGCCTGGCCGATTCGGTCGAAACCGGCCTTCGCGTCGGCAACGGCACAGTGCTGATCAATATCAAGAACAAGGACCTCCTCTTCTCCGAGCAGTTCGCCTGCCTCAAATGCAACATCAGCTATGAAGAGCCCACGCCCCGGATGTTCTCGTTCAATTCTCCGTTCGGCGCCTGTCCGGTCTGCGACGGACTCGGGCAGAAGATGGAAATCGATCCCGACCTGGTAGTACCGGATCGCTCGCTTTCGATCTCCGAGGGAGCGATCAATCCCTGGGGCGGCGCCGAGATGTCCAATTGGTATCGCTATCAACTGCGCGGGGTGGCCAATCATTTCGGCTTCAAATTTTCCACTCCGTTCGAAAAACTCCCCGAGGAAGTTCAAAAAGTAATCCTGTACGGTTCCGGCCGCACACAAATCCGTTTCGAATACGAACATGTCTCCGGCAAGGGGCGCGGTTCGGGGGTGTACGAATCGACGTTCGAGGGAGTCATTCCGCATTTGGAACGACGCTATAAACAGACCGAATCGAGCGGCGTGCGTCAGTGGATCGAACATTACATGTCGGTGTCGGAATGTCCCGCCTGTAAAGGCAGCCGTCTTCGGCCCGAAGCCCGGGCGGTGATTATCGACCGCGAAACGATTGACAGTCTGACTGTCAAGTCGATCAAAGAACTGCGCCGGTTTTTCGATGAAATCCACCTGACCAAACGGCAACAAACGATCGCTGCGCAGATTCTCAAGGAGCTGCGCGAGCGGCTGGGTTTCCTGTGCGATGTCGGGCTCGACTATCTTACCCTCAGCCGGGCCGCCTCGAGTCTTTCCGGCGGCGAAGCACAACGCATCCGCCTGGCGACTCAGATAGGTTCGCGCCTGGTCGGTGTGCTGTATATTCTGGATGAGCCCTCTATCGGTCTGCACCAACGCGACAATCGCCGCCTGCTCAATACGCTCACCGAACTGCGCGATATCGGCAACACCGTGCTGGTGGTGGAACACGACCGGGAAACGATTGAGGAAGCGGACTATGTGGTCGATCTCGGTCCCGGCGCCGGCGTGCATGGGGGCAAGGTCGTGGCAGCCGGAACGCCCCGCGATATTATCAAAGAGAAAAAGTCAATCACCGGGCAGTATCTCTCGGGCGAAAAAGAAATCCCGACACCGCAAGAACGACGAGAGCCGAACGGTCATTATATCGTTCTCAAAGGCGCTACCGGTAATAACCTGAGAAAAGTTGACGTGGAAATCCCGCTCGGCGGTTTTGTGGTGGTAACGGGGGTTTCCGGTTCCGGTAAATCGACTCTTATCAACGAGACGCTTTATCGCATTCTCGCCAAGCACTTTTTCAATAGTCGTCGCCAGCCGTTGCCGTACGGATCGATTGAAGGGCTCGAACATATCGACAAAGTAATTGCGATCGACCAGTCCCCTATCGGTCGCACACCGCGCTCCAACCCGGCCACATACACCGGCGTGTTCGCTCCAATACGTGACCTTTTTGCCGGATTGCCGGAGTCCAAAGCACGCGGGTACCAGCCAGGCCGGTTCTCGTTCAACGTCAAAGGGGGGCGCTGCGAGGCGTGCGCCGGCGACGGGATCATCAAAATCGAAATGCACTTCCTGCCGGATGTTTATATCCCCTGCGAAGTCTGCAAGGGAAAGCGCTACAACCGTGAAACGCTCGAGGTAACGTTCAAGGGGAAATCTATTTCCGATGTCCTCAACATGACCGTCGATGAAGCCCTGTCTTTTTTTGAGAACATCCCGCGTATTAAGAACAAACTCCTGACCCTGGCCAATGTCGGTCTCGGTTACATTCGGCTCGGGCAGCAGGCGACGACCCTCTCGGGCGGCGAAGCACAGCGCGTCAAACTGGCCACCGAGCTGTCCAAGATAGCGACCGGCAAGACGCTGTATATTCTCGACGAGCCGACCACCGGTCTGCATTTCGAGGATATCAAGATGCTCCTGCGGGTGCTGGAAGAATTGACCGACCGCGGCAACACGGTGCTGGTGATCGAGCATAATCTCGATGTGATCAAAACGGCCGACTGGATTATCGACATCGGTCCCGAAGGCGGCGACGACGGCGGTAGGATTATTGCGACCGGGACGCCGGAGCAAGTGGCGGCCAATCCCGATAGTTACACCGGTCAATACCTGAAGGCGGAGTTGGGGGACCGTGTTGCCGACCAATCCCGGAAGCGCGACGCGAGAAAGAAGACTCATGCCGGAACTGCCTGA
- a CDS encoding CDGSH iron-sulfur domain-containing protein — MSDDKIKVTVIKNGPLRVEAAKFEIVNSDGTTIEKNGPVHFCRCGHSKNKPFCDGAHVKAGFEG, encoded by the coding sequence ATGTCCGACGACAAGATCAAAGTCACCGTCATCAAGAACGGTCCGTTGCGGGTCGAGGCGGCCAAGTTCGAGATAGTGAACAGCGACGGCACGACCATTGAGAAGAACGGCCCGGTGCATTTCTGCCGTTGTGGCCATTCCAAGAATAAACCGTTTTGTGACGGCGCTCATGTAAAAGCCGGTTTCGAGGGATAA
- a CDS encoding methyltransferase domain-containing protein, with translation MSHDKHQEFFDRLAEEWDLHYAAEDLERLSHIVGGIKIEPGSDILDLGCGTGILFDMMRRRVGTEGSITGVDFALQMALKAHRNFPFENVSVVDCDASRLPFTDHCFDLCVAFGSFAHFSDKAAAIEETHRVLKPGGRFYIIHLTSSKDLAAAHRRVGGAVEHDEIPTRERLTNMFESSRFKDVSIEDHTGLFLVTAINSD, from the coding sequence ATGTCACACGATAAACATCAGGAATTTTTTGATCGGCTGGCTGAGGAGTGGGACCTGCATTACGCGGCTGAAGACCTCGAAAGACTCTCCCATATCGTCGGCGGAATCAAAATTGAACCGGGCAGCGATATTCTCGATCTCGGCTGTGGCACCGGTATCCTGTTCGATATGATGCGTCGCCGGGTAGGGACCGAAGGCTCCATCACCGGGGTGGATTTTGCCCTGCAAATGGCTCTGAAAGCCCACCGCAATTTCCCGTTCGAGAATGTCTCGGTGGTCGACTGCGATGCCTCCCGCCTGCCGTTCACCGACCACTGTTTCGATCTCTGTGTGGCGTTCGGTTCGTTTGCCCATTTCAGCGACAAAGCGGCGGCGATTGAAGAAACCCACCGGGTGCTTAAACCGGGGGGAAGGTTTTATATCATCCATTTGACTTCCTCGAAAGATCTGGCTGCGGCTCATCGGCGAGTCGGCGGAGCGGTCGAGCACGATGAGATCCCTACTCGGGAACGGTTGACGAACATGTTCGAGAGCAGTCGGTTCAAGGATGTCTCGATTGAGGACCACACCGGTCTGTTTCTGGTGACGGCCATCAACTCCGACTGA
- a CDS encoding ECF transporter S component: protein MNNPNPTSQARFTAHTALYLALAVLLPIGFHAFGMGGRMFLPMHLPVLLAGFLVGPGSGLLVGLLAPSLSHILTGMPPSYAVLLMTLELMFYGLLAGLCYRRFRMNIYIALMIAMIGGRLMFGLGLFLLGMLIELPYGPAVFFSAGGPLVAGLPGIAVQLVIIPIIVQAVKRRSV, encoded by the coding sequence GTGAATAATCCCAACCCGACATCACAAGCCCGATTCACAGCCCATACGGCCCTTTACCTGGCTCTGGCGGTGCTGTTACCGATAGGGTTCCATGCTTTCGGTATGGGAGGACGTATGTTTCTGCCGATGCATCTACCGGTGCTCCTGGCGGGATTCCTGGTCGGCCCGGGCAGCGGCCTGCTGGTAGGTCTTCTGGCCCCTTCGTTGTCTCATATCCTCACCGGCATGCCACCGTCCTATGCCGTGTTGTTGATGACGCTCGAGTTGATGTTCTACGGTCTCCTGGCGGGACTGTGCTACCGACGTTTCAGGATGAATATCTACATCGCTCTCATGATTGCCATGATCGGCGGGCGGCTGATGTTCGGGCTGGGGCTGTTCTTGCTGGGAATGCTGATAGAACTACCTTACGGACCGGCCGTGTTTTTCTCAGCAGGTGGCCCGCTCGTGGCCGGTCTGCCGGGGATAGCGGTTCAATTAGTAATCATTCCGATCATAGTGCAGGCCGTAAAACGACGCTCGGTCTGA
- a CDS encoding DUF4433 domain-containing protein, with protein MEAPIPTPIFRIMHVENLATCLQRGALHAPKHVPSDGLKYKTIHNVDIQQQRRVMPIDCGPGGCIHDYVSFYFGPRSPMLYQLHTGWVEGYDEGQEPIIYIVSHAQVMCNNEQGFVFSDGHGIAAYTDWYDDLALLHNLDWDCIYAEIWKDDLDHPDRQRRKQAEFLVYRSCPWDLVDHIAVLNNGMKKKVVSIMEQYPDKLQKPVRVCRKWYY; from the coding sequence ATGGAAGCACCAATTCCCACCCCCATATTCCGTATTATGCACGTAGAAAATCTCGCCACTTGTCTCCAGCGTGGTGCGTTGCATGCCCCTAAGCACGTTCCCTCAGATGGACTCAAGTACAAGACGATTCACAACGTGGATATTCAACAACAACGTCGGGTTATGCCAATTGATTGCGGGCCGGGTGGATGTATTCATGATTATGTGTCGTTCTATTTCGGTCCGAGGTCACCCATGCTGTACCAATTGCACACGGGATGGGTGGAGGGATACGACGAGGGACAAGAACCGATAATCTATATTGTCTCGCATGCTCAGGTGATGTGTAATAACGAACAAGGATTTGTATTCTCTGACGGTCATGGTATCGCTGCTTATACGGACTGGTACGATGATCTTGCTTTGCTACACAACCTTGACTGGGATTGCATATACGCCGAGATATGGAAGGACGATCTTGATCATCCAGACCGTCAGCGGCGAAAACAAGCCGAGTTCCTGGTCTATAGAAGCTGCCCATGGGACTTAGTCGATCACATTGCCGTCCTGAACAACGGCATGAAGAAAAAGGTCGTATCAATTATGGAGCAGTATCCAGACAAGTTGCAGAAGCCGGTAAGAGTTTGCAGAAAGTGGTATTATTAA
- the ilvC gene encoding ketol-acid reductoisomerase, with protein MAGLAKHIAAVAVLGYGSQGRAIALNLRDSGWPVTVGLRTGSKSRRKAKKDGVEVTTVARATAGAGVVIMALPDHLQAGVFSDHIEANLKPGSLLLFLHATTIHFGLIKPPSNVDIALLAPHAPGQTVRERFLGERDISAFYAVHQDYSGRATRIVLALAEGIGFAQKRLVKTSFRDEAVGDLFGEQAVLCGGLTALIKAGFEILVAHGVPAENAYLEVVYQLDLIVALIKQHGITGMYDRISVTAQAGSAAAGPEIVDEHVRRKLEQLFKGIESGRFARDLAKLDDAGVKNLKDRLRQLTNPALEKAARKYSR; from the coding sequence ATGGCAGGATTGGCAAAACACATAGCAGCGGTAGCGGTGCTCGGTTACGGCTCGCAGGGGCGAGCGATTGCGCTCAACCTGCGCGACTCCGGTTGGCCGGTAACGGTCGGACTCAGGACAGGCTCCAAAAGCCGCCGCAAGGCGAAAAAGGACGGCGTCGAGGTTACTACGGTGGCCCGCGCAACGGCCGGGGCCGGGGTGGTGATCATGGCTCTGCCGGATCATCTGCAGGCGGGGGTTTTTTCCGACCACATTGAGGCGAATCTCAAGCCGGGTTCTCTGTTGTTGTTTTTGCATGCGACCACGATCCATTTCGGCTTGATCAAGCCGCCGTCGAATGTCGATATCGCCCTGCTCGCGCCGCACGCGCCGGGACAGACCGTGCGTGAGAGATTTCTCGGGGAACGGGATATATCGGCGTTTTATGCCGTTCATCAGGATTACAGCGGTCGGGCAACTCGAATCGTGTTAGCTCTGGCCGAGGGAATCGGCTTCGCCCAAAAGCGACTCGTAAAAACTTCCTTTCGCGATGAGGCGGTGGGGGACTTGTTCGGCGAGCAGGCCGTGTTGTGCGGCGGCCTTACGGCTTTGATCAAGGCCGGTTTCGAGATCCTCGTAGCCCACGGTGTCCCGGCGGAGAACGCTTATCTCGAGGTGGTTTATCAACTCGACCTGATCGTGGCGCTGATCAAACAGCACGGCATAACCGGCATGTACGATCGTATTTCCGTAACCGCTCAGGCGGGATCGGCCGCTGCCGGACCGGAAATTGTCGATGAACATGTCCGCCGTAAGCTGGAGCAACTTTTCAAGGGGATCGAGTCGGGGCGGTTCGCCCGTGACCTGGCTAAGCTCGACGACGCCGGCGTTAAAAACCTTAAGGATCGCCTCCGGCAACTCACGAATCCTGCTCTCGAAAAAGCCGCCCGTAAGTATTCCAGGTGA